One window of the Flavobacteriales bacterium genome contains the following:
- a CDS encoding DMT family transporter, whose amino-acid sequence MNRSSVLPHLALLAVNCIYGANYVVAKGLMPDIIGPSGFILLRVIGAVLVFWIFLSMSWEKVERKDLLRIAVAAIFGVALNQLLFFNGLNHTSPINSAIIMTTNPIMVLVMASLILGERITKRRALGVALGFIGATTLILLTGRSGVGGASIKGDVMIFINSLSFGVYLVMVKPLMLKYRPLTVISWVFLFGLLYVIPFGWVQFSEVEWSTLSSTSIWSMVYVVLAVTVLAYGLNLYALSKVSPNVVSSYIYLQPVLAGLFGLLFFYLGTYGMDKPVFTWPMLGATLMIFTGVWMVSKRGR is encoded by the coding sequence ATGAATAGGTCTTCCGTCCTTCCCCACCTCGCCCTGCTTGCGGTCAACTGTATCTATGGTGCCAACTATGTGGTGGCCAAGGGGCTTATGCCGGATATCATCGGGCCCAGTGGCTTCATCCTGCTCAGGGTCATCGGGGCGGTTTTGGTCTTCTGGATCTTCTTGTCCATGAGCTGGGAAAAGGTCGAGCGGAAGGACTTGTTGCGAATAGCTGTCGCGGCCATTTTCGGTGTGGCTTTGAACCAGCTGCTCTTTTTCAATGGCCTCAATCATACCAGCCCGATAAATAGCGCCATCATCATGACCACCAATCCGATCATGGTGCTTGTCATGGCGAGCCTGATACTAGGGGAGCGGATAACAAAAAGGCGCGCATTAGGAGTTGCTCTGGGCTTCATCGGAGCTACTACCTTGATCCTGCTCACTGGGAGGAGCGGAGTCGGGGGAGCGAGTATCAAGGGGGATGTGATGATATTCATCAACTCCCTTTCTTTCGGAGTCTATCTGGTCATGGTCAAGCCCTTGATGCTCAAGTACCGGCCGCTGACAGTCATCTCCTGGGTCTTCTTGTTCGGATTGCTGTACGTGATCCCCTTCGGCTGGGTGCAATTCTCAGAAGTGGAATGGTCGACTCTCAGTAGCACATCTATCTGGAGCATGGTCTATGTGGTGCTTGCCGTGACCGTTCTGGCCTATGGTCTCAACCTTTATGCCTTGAGCAAGGTCAGCCCCAATGTAGTGAGTAGCTATATCTACTTGCAGCCCGTGTTGGCAGGACTCTTCGGACTTCTTTTCTTCTACCTAGGCACCTATGGGATGGATAAGCCGGTCTTCACCTGGCCCATGCTAGGTGCTACGCTGATGATCTTCACGGGGGTGTGGATGGTCTCCAAAAGAGGCCGATAG